Proteins from one Amycolatopsis endophytica genomic window:
- a CDS encoding fumarylacetoacetate hydrolase family protein, with protein sequence MRIANLNERAVLVHGDAGTETGVDVAVASGGRFGPDLPSLYDRWESFAAWAAEADVERSAEGAVVIDRARLAAPSPAPRQVFAVGLNYRTHAAESGFDVPTQLPPVFTKYVSSFAGPDTEVVLPPGGDVDWEIELVAVIGREARDIDDESAWDHIAGLTAGQDLSERVSQLAGPAPQFGLGKSFAGFSPQGPWLVTPDELPDRDDVELGCAIDGEEMQKGRTRDLLFPLPKLVAALSRTVTLYPGDVIFTGTPAGVGMGRDPRRFLRAGERLDSWIEGIGELHQTFVDPPGAHAAVSDEKGTLS encoded by the coding sequence ATGCGGATTGCCAACCTGAACGAGCGCGCCGTGCTGGTGCACGGGGACGCGGGCACCGAGACCGGTGTCGACGTCGCCGTCGCGTCCGGCGGGCGCTTCGGCCCCGACCTGCCGTCGCTGTACGACCGATGGGAATCCTTCGCCGCGTGGGCGGCCGAGGCCGACGTCGAGCGCTCAGCCGAGGGCGCGGTCGTCATCGACCGCGCGCGTCTGGCAGCGCCGTCCCCGGCGCCGCGTCAGGTGTTCGCCGTCGGACTGAACTACCGGACTCACGCCGCGGAGTCCGGTTTCGACGTGCCGACGCAGCTGCCGCCGGTGTTCACCAAGTACGTCTCCAGCTTCGCGGGGCCCGACACAGAGGTGGTGCTGCCGCCCGGCGGCGACGTGGACTGGGAGATCGAGCTGGTCGCCGTGATCGGCCGGGAGGCCCGCGACATCGACGACGAGTCGGCCTGGGACCACATCGCGGGACTGACCGCAGGGCAGGACCTCTCGGAACGGGTCTCGCAGCTGGCAGGGCCCGCACCGCAGTTCGGCCTCGGCAAGTCCTTCGCCGGCTTCTCGCCGCAGGGTCCGTGGCTGGTGACCCCGGACGAGCTGCCCGACCGCGATGACGTCGAGCTGGGTTGCGCCATCGACGGCGAGGAGATGCAGAAGGGGCGGACGAGGGATCTCCTCTTCCCGTTGCCGAAGCTGGTCGCGGCGCTCTCGCGCACCGTCACTCTGTATCCCGGCGACGTGATCTTCACCGGTACCCCGGCCGGAGTCGGCATGGGACGCGACCCTCGACGGTTCCTGCGCGCCGGTGAACGGCTCGACAGCTGGATCGAGGGGATCGGCGAGCTGCACCAGACCTTCGTCGACCCACCCGGCGCGCACGCTGCCGTATCCGACGAGAAAGGCACGCTGTCATGA